The window TGTCCAGTCTTGAAGAACTATATGCAGGCAGCTTTATGGAATGGGAATCCTCTGTATACTATGATAGTGATAGTAGTGTTGAATTTGAGGAAGATTATTGTGGTATTGGAGGCAAAGTCAACGCGAGCCTCGATGAATTAGAATCTCTGCCTTTAACATCACTACAAATTTCTGTACCGGAACCATCCGTTTTGCCTACAGAGTCTGTCTTGAAAAATCTAGCTAGATTTAGAATTGTTATAAAGATCAATCTTTTTGCAGAGGGAAGAACACTAGGTAGTATGGATTCAGAGAATGGGTTGAGACTTGAAGGGGATGCGAGCGCGATTAAAAGGAGTGGGATATGTGTACTGCTGAAGAAAACTGAAGATCTGATATTGTACAGTGTGAGGAATTTGAAGAGTGTGTGGCATGAGTTAGAAAATGATGGTTTTCCACAGTTGAAGTGGATATCAATAGAGGAATGTCGGACATTACAACACTTGGTGAACATAAGCCACATCTCAAGTAGTTCACAGCTCCCATGTTTTAGTAACCTAAGAGACATAACAATAGCATCATGTGACAATTTGAACTACTTGTTTCCAGTGTCCATGGCTAGAAGATTGAGTCAACTCCGCAGGATATATGTATATGGCTGCCAAAGAATGGATGGATTGTTTTACGGGAAGGAAGAGGATGATGAGGTTGAGTTTCCTAATCTAATCAAATTGGAATTAAAAAGTCTGCCCGAACTCAAAGGTTTGTTGGTAGACATGGATAATGCAGCCACCAACTCATCCGTTATTCCTGGCAAGGTACATTTCTACCGAGAAATTCTACTAAACTCCTAGAGTAATACactcaatcaattaaaaagaggGATATACACTCTCCCCATCCAGGAGTATTGTAGAATTTCTACTTACCTACCAAGTATTTCATGTTCTCTTTATTAATTATTCATATTTGTACATTATATAAagggttaaggtacaaaaatacccttaacgttgacagtggagagcaattttacccctgacgTCTAAaaaggtgcaattttacccttaacgttggcaacaaacaacaattttacccccacgttgataagttgggtcaacttgagaaataatttatcaaattgtgtCTTTACAGTCATAAATCGTGTCATTTCCACTGTACGCGTACTCTAGTTTATCACTCACCATTAATAGATCACAAAGATATGTATACAcagtgaaaaaaattaaaaaattataatgtgTGCTGTATGAGTTGGATAGAAAAAATCCATATATTttgtcgaatttaaaaatattgatctttaattttattatgaaaCTACAAAAACGAAAAAGATTAGAACCAATTAATACGCAACTGATGTAGAATACGGGAACAAAATGTCTGCCTGgtttaataatgtttgaaattgacccaatttgccgatgtttggggtaaaattgcacaattttagatgttaggtgtaaattgctcttgacggtcaatgttagaggtatttttgcaccttatcccttatataaattaattatctatATGATCTTATTGCACATAAAAGGGGTCATTATGTTACTAaagtgcaaagttcagggaaTTTAAAGTCCGGTTTTGAAGTTTAGGGATTATAAAGAAGGTAAGGGAAAAGTTGAGGGACCATGGATATAATTTACCCCCACAAAAGTTAAACCGTCACTGTTTTTGCTGATATCAAATTTTCAATGTATACCAAATGgttttatcattttaaaattttagttttatatgattttaattttataattcaattCTTAGTTGTTTTATGTATACTGGagtgttcacatggaccttaatgaccatcTAGTATTTGTTTTCACATatagatctagacttattaaattCTAAAGCTTAGTATTTGCTCTTTATACCTGATCATTTATACTTTACATTAATAATTAAAAGGGTCAACACAGATTAAATTGAAGTGTTATGATgattttttgggtaaattacattcattgTCCTTGAACTATAGGGCTATTGACAACATAGCCCCTGAGCTTTATTTCTTGACATAAAAATCTCGTAACTTTGCATTATCATAGCATTGAAGTCCCAGTCGTCGAAAATCCATTAAAAACTTCGAACCctctttttatgttttgttaTTATATGTGAATTTCCAACAGATGTCTATATCATTTCTGTCACGTTGGATACGACTCTCAAATCTGCAAGAGCTTGTGATGGAACGTTGCCATTTGGTAAATGTGGCATTTTCGATCTTTGTTGTTGAGCAATTAGTTCAgcttaaaactttaaaaattAGATATTGCAAGCAGATGGAATATATTATTGGAGGCGAAGATGTAGAAAAACATACAAGAACAAGTAGATTGGTGTTTCCAATGTTAATATCTATCAACATTAGTGATCTACCAGAACTGGCAAGTTTTTGTCAAGACAGTAACTTTTTCTGGGATTGGAACTCATTGAAGGAAATACAGATAGATAAATGTCCCAAGATGAAGACATTAGTTGCACAAACTCAAATCATCCCTTCAACATCAAATCAAACTGTTGCTTCCATCAAAGAGGTATTAGCCTTTTGCATTTTGACTTTTAGGTGAGGGGCCTTAAAGAAAGGCCCAAGTTGAGATTCCATGGGTGTATTTTAACCCTTACATGTTGGGTTAATTACACATGTGGTCCTCCAAGTAGGGCTTGAAATgggccgagccgctcatgagcggcttggTGTttggctcgatttataaacgatCGAGCTTGAGCACGGCGAAGCTCGGATCGAAAGCTCGTGAACACGCtcgattataggttcatgaacaagctcacAAGCTAGCTTggttataatgttcatgaacacgCACAAGCTtggtttaattatatttttaataataatatttttattaagggTGAAATGTAAAACAACTTAGTATTATGTaaactttagttttgtagatttcaaaactatttagttttgtgttaatgaaatttcaaatcaatataattaatgagttgatAATGAGCGAAGTTCATGAACTGAATTAACGAGTTTAACGAGCTGCTCGCGAGCAAAGCTCGGTAACAAGCTCGTGAACAGCTTGTTAACAAGCTCGCGCACAGCTCGTGAGCAGAATGTTGATCGAGCTCGTGCTGGTCAATTTTCTGAAGAGCCGAGCATGAGCAGGTCAAAGCTCAGCTCGACTCGACTCGATTACAACCCTACCTCCAAGTATAAAGAATGGGAACACCAATGCCATAAAACTTAATTTCTtaacataaaaatcatcaaatattaaaaaaacaacCTAGTTTGGCCTTTCTAAAAACAAAATGGAAGGTGTCTAAAagcaaaatattaaaaaaacaacCTAATTTGGCCTTTCTTGGTTCTCTTGATATGAGAAATCAAAAGGGAGGGGATGAATGCAACTGACTCGGTTGAGTGTTGGTgacatgtatttttttattattttttaatccatGTAAAAGGACTACAGGATAAATCAAATGTAAagttggatgattttaatgttaagAAATTAAATTTGGTAGCATTAGTATTCCATTCCTGATACTTGAAGGACTGGGAGTGTAGTTATCCATATTTGATAGCTCATTTCAAATAGCatgatttttttgttgttgttgacaCATGTTTTTGCATCTTATATTACTTATTGTGATAGGTAATACCAAATGAATCTCAAACACGGACTGAGTCTTCGTCTTCCCATAGCTCAAGGAATTGGCATGTAGAGTTggtttctattttattttggtCATCTTGGATACGACTTTCAAATCTGCAAAAGCTTGTATTGGGGGGTTGCAATTCGCTGAAAGTGATATTCTCAATCTCTGTTGCTGAGCAGCTACTGCACCTTCGAACTTTAACTATACAAGTATGTAAGGAAGTGGAATATATTGTTGCAACTCTTCCaggacaagaagaagaagaagaaaaacatacAAGAACAAGTAAATTAGTCTTCCCAATGTTAACATCTATACACATTTTTAATCTACCTCAGTTGGTGACTTTCTCTGCTGACGCTCGTGTTTCCTTGGATGGGCATTCATTGAAAGAAATACAAGTACATTACTGTCCTAAAATGAAGACATTAATAGCACTCAATCAAAGCACTTCAACATTAGATCAAAGTCTTCTTTCCATCAATGAGGTTTGCGTTCTGattttgaataatttttatAGTTCAGGTTCCGTTTACTTGGCCTAAAAAACCATTTCGCCTGAATTTACTCAAAGTTACACCTATTGACCCTCTAAACTTACTTAAGTTAATTTccttaaagtgatctattggCCCTGAACTTATTTGAAGTGATGTGATACGCACTTTAACTTGCTCAAATCACCTCTTACTCTGCCACGTAGCTTTAATCATGTCATCTTAAACAAGTTCAGAGGACTAACGAGACATCTTTAATGTTCAGGGGTCAATCGGGTTTTTGGCCCCCCTGAACTTGGACTAAAAAACTGATTGACCCTCTGAAGTTTAAGGATGTAGCATTAGCCGATTCAGGGGCTCAAAAAACTGATTGACCTCCTCCATGATTAACTCCCTATTTGTGGGGCAGAGTAAGAGGTGATCTGGTCAACTTAAAGCGCGTATCACTTTAGCTAAGTTTAGAGGGCTAATAATTcaatttaagcaagttcaataAGTAAGTTCAGGGAACAATGATGTATCCATAGATAAAGATGAGTTTTTCCCTCTGTATGTATCTTTGTTTTTATATCATTATATCTTGAAGTGAATAAAGATATTCCTGGAGTAAAATTGTAGAAAATATTTATCGTCTAGGCAGTTATGATAGTATTTTGTACCTGAATCGGTGGCTCACTTTTTCTAAAATAATAGGGAAGAGGACCGAAACATGTCATTGAAAGATCTAGTATGTACCATACCTGGACAATAGTTGGAGTCAACGACTCTCATAGGGCTCTGTAGTGGAAGAACCAAAAACTCAGAGGGTCAGTGGACCAAAATTGAGTGagaaaacatatatttttttgggaTTAATAATCAGTGACGGAGAAATCTATCGTAGTTCGATCTGTACTGCCAAATTTGTCATAAATTCTGTAAATAACAAGATTAGGGACGAGATTTTATATTAGCGACATAATTTTTGtgataaatccaattttttgtTACTTTTCCCTGGAATTGGGGGGGTTGACGGAATAATTAACCTaccatttttacaattttaatgcAGATGCTATTCAAGATTGCGCCAGAATCTAAAGGATCTCCATCTCTATCTGTAGAAGAAGTGGATGTTCAAGACTGTGTGAATTTGTCTAATCTTTTCTCCTCGGATGTGGCCAAACTTCTGGGGAAACTACAACGTTTAAAAGTAACAACATGTGAGAAGATTGAAGAGGTTATTTCAAAAGGAAATGAAGAAGCAGTTGACAAAATTGCATTTCCTCAGTTAAAGTCAATGGAACTAAAGGGTTTACAAAACCTTCGGAGTTTCTACAATGGGATTCATCCGGTTGAATTGTCGTTTTTGAAAGATTTACAATTTGATGAATCCAATTTTCAACTGAAGATTTTCTTGTTCGAATGCTCGCTGAATGTAAAGGAAATGTGCATAAATGGAACCGATTATTCAAAAATGGGAAATCATTTCACCAATGATACCATAAAAGAACAGGTACAATCAGCTAACCTTTTATTCAACATTTTacttagttcaatttaatacaTAATTACACATAAACTTCCCACTTTTTCCTGGGAACTTATATTTGGATCTATATCACACCTACATTTGTCAAATTTGGACATCTGACACTCTTATTTGCTGATTTGGTAGACTTCATATTAAGTCGGCATGGCACCGTCAAGTCAAACTTCCCTTTAAACATGTTTCATGCCATGTCAGTAAATAATGGTGTTCAAATTGACAAGTTTAGATGTGTTACAACTTACAAGTCCAAGATAAGTTCGGAGTGCCAAATGGTAAAAAGTGACAAATTTAGATGTGCAATTATATATCAAGCCATTTAATTTTCTCTCATAAGAagaaaccatatatatatatgttagcgATTCATCCTTTAAACACCCAAAACTTAGTTTTAAGCCCCTAAACTACACAAGTTTGTGCAATTGAACCCACattttttaattctattaaacTCTTGATCTTTATAGTTGAAACTTATTGAACTTTTTCTAATCCAAACAATTTGTGGAAGTGAACCACGGAAGACATGTGATGGAGTTGAAAAAAATAGGCTCAATAGATTCCGATTATAAAGTTCAAGGGCTCAATAATCCCGACCCTTCAAGATTAAGGACTTGACAAAAAATATTTAAGTTTTGAGGGTGTAACGAACGAGTCCTGGGTGGGTGGATTTTGGGTAGAAGGCCTGCTAAACGAACGACCTTAAGGATAGTGATGGTATAGGAATGAACTTACTCCCACGttggaaatggagagagagttaGTGGGGTATATTAGTAAGATGTGTTTCTAATACATGCAGACATGTTTTAAATGGAGGGAATGAGACTTGGgtcagagcggacaatatctaagTGACGCATTTTACTGGTTGTTATAGTTCTTTCTTACTTCCACCGCTATCCCTTAGAGCCGCTTCTTGCTCAGGCCTTTTACCCGGTGCCACCTACTCTGGACCGGCTCGTTACAATAACAAATTTATGAAATTCAGTCTTAAAAGTATGTTTCTTTTTTGAAGATGTTGAACAAAGTAAGCATATGCTGCGTTGAGCATTTCCTGATTATGTGTCAACTGCCACATGAAGACTCAAGTAGTATTCGAGATTTACTCTTTACGAAGTGTGAGAAATTGTTGGATGTCATTCCTTGGAATTTGATTACAAGTCTTCAAAAGTTAGAAAAGCTTGTTGTGAAGAAATGTGATTCGGTAGAGAAAATATTCGAGTATGAAAGAGTAAATACTGAAGATCAAACAAGTATTACAATATTCTCTCATCTTGAAGAAATTACTCTGGAAGATCTGAAAAATCTCAAGCATATATTCAACAAGATTCCAAAAAGAATTCTGGGGTTTCAAAAGTTAGAAAAACTCGTCGTGAAGAGATGTGCTTCAGTACTTGAGCTATTCGAgttcgaagaagaagaaagtgtcaCAACATTTTCTCATCTCGACACTATTATTCTGGAATATCTGGAAAATCTCAAGCATATATTCACTAAAATTCCGGACAACATCGTTGGGTTCCAAAAGCTAAGGAAGTTACATGTTGAAAATTGCAACAACTTGAGAAACATATTCTCAGTATGGTCGGTAAAGGGTCTTGTACAGCTCCAACAACTAGAGGTAGCGTTTTGTACGAGGTTGGAGGAAATAGTTGCAAAacaggaaaaagaagaagaagaagctattgtGTTCCCAAAACTGAGGAGTATTAATGTTTTATCTTGTCCTAAACTTGAATGTTTTTACAGTGGAAAACGTGCCATTGAATTGCCAGTACTGAAAAGCTTGAGCATTTTCAGCTGTGATGCTATTCAGACTTTCTCAAATGGATTATTGAGCACTCCAAATCTGCATAAAATAGCAATTGATTTTATGAATCATCCTTGTAATGGAGACCTTAATGCAGCCTTATCAAGCAAGTAGAAGAAGGTACACTCTATTACTTAACATGGTTTGTTCTCATTTCATTTGCGTCTGAAATGGTATCTTTTACAACTCGAAataaggtttttacagtttctcTATAAAAATTCAAATGTAGATGAAGTGGATAATGCTCTATTAACCAAGTTCTATGTTCAAAGCTCATTTTTCAGAAGCTTAATGTGTTAATTTGAAAGATGAAGGGCTCAATCCACCAAAATAAGAATGATTAGAGGCCTCTAGATGTTTTTTACCAAAATTCTAACATACTTTTGGGTGCATGTGCTTCCATCCAACAAGATCTCCCATTGGATGGGAGCATATTGTCACGGACACAGTCTTTCACTACCCCTGTCAACTGTGTACTGCCGGATGAAATCATGCGGGATGTGACAATATGCTCTGGGAGTACATTAGTCAGGTTTTGCACAACTAATGCACCATAGTTGGTACAAAAGTATGAATATATACCATCTTATGACGATCAATAATTTATCACCTACAATCAAAGAATTAGGATGTAAGAAATTATTTACCTATAAAAACGCACGTTACATGTACATTTCATTGGACAAAATATTTATATTGGTTTCAAAAGATTTGATGTTAAGCAGTTAACTAAACTTACCAAAAGAGCTTACAGCTACAATTAAAACCTCAAAGTTAACTGATGTCTATAATTTGTGGCTTTTTAGGGGGCTGGATTTATAAGGACTCTCTATTATGGAAAAGCTTGTCTGAGAGATGTTTGTTAGAGGACAGATGCAATTATACTTGTGATGATCAGTTGACCATTTTAATGTGGTtgttatgcttttttttttttaaattaaataattattctattattaatttttttaatgaaagattgggacgcgattaagaggttagacatcccaactaggttggcacccctaacgCACTTAACCAATcctgaatattattaaaaaaaaaaaaagaaaattacaaaagggGAGAAAATTAAAGGAAACGAATATGAGCAACATTACAAAGGTCATCGAAAACATGAAATTGCAGTGGTCTACATTGTAGATTTGTTTCTATTCATAAATTCAGTTTCCTTCATGTGCCATTTGTTTATGATGCGTTTGAAGACTATGATAGTTATGTAAGGAGCGTTTTTCTATGCAGCTATTCTAGACAGAGTTAGCTATTTATATAGGCGCTTTTGTTTGCATCATTAGGAGACTTTTAAAATTTTGACCTTCAGACCATGCTGTAGTAATCTTACATTTGTAGCAACTTCTTGTGTGTAATTGACAATCATCATCTGCCATTAATGATAAGTGCACTAGTCGTATGCATTGATTTGAGTGTATAACATGTTATTTGTCTTGATAACCCTATCACGGATTTTCTGTtttcattatattttattttagatgTCTATATGATTAGTAATTTAGTGTTTCTTATTGTTCGGTGGGAGTGATTGACTGATAGTCTATTTCATTATGAAGAACTCATGTTTGTGTTTTCATATTACTATGTCTTCATATGCTTTGTGGAAAATGGGCTAGTCTTAGCTTCTTTTGCTTAGGCCTAGATTTCTATGACCTGGACAATGAAAACAAGACGTGAGCTCGAAACCTTCGATCTCTTGATaggtgggtaaattacatacgtggtgtataaTGTTTGCTCTCTTTCATAATTTGGTGTATaatcttcaattttgcacacaaagttgtacaaccttttggtaaCTTTCCACTAAAGTGTAAACCGGTCAACGCGTTACGTCAACAATTTGACCTCCATAAAAGTAAAAAGTTGACCAGTCAACgtgccacatcagcaattttgaCTTTTATGAAGATCAAATTGCTGACGTGTCGTGTTGACTTcgcattgaccggtcataattaccGACTGTAGTCACTGTATATTTTAGTGGAAGGTCATCAAAATGTTATACAGTTCTGTGTGTAAAATTGAAAGTTTTACatcaaaatgtgaaaaatgacaaagattgtACACCACCACATATGTAATCTATCCTAGTTCAACCTTTGAACCTTTTGAATAATCATATAATCATAGAACCTTTCTAACTTTGAGGATTCTATATTGATTGAAACCTACACTTCCTCCATCGAACTCCTGATTATATTGAGATCTAATCATAGTATCTTACATCAATTGTTGTTGCATGTCCTTCCTTCAATGCCTCTTTGTACTCAAAGTCTTAGTTGCAAAACACTCAACTCTTCCATTTTGACAATAACTACTTTGAAACCTTCACTGAAGGTAAGTTGGCAATCATGGTTTCAATTTGATAGTAGATACTCTTCTTTCTTGCATAGATTTATTTTTCCATCttaacatgattttttttttttttttaataaaagcgGTCTTGAATGTACATGCAAGATTTTTGGTGAGAGTAAATGGCCAATTGCGCATGATTGGGTTGTGATCATGGACTTGATTGCTTGCAAaatattggcttaatacatcatttgctccccGAACTTGTCAAAAAAGGTTGATTGACCtcatgaactttcaaagtgtctcgatagcctcgtgaacttgcataaaatgttcatttagccctctgaacttgcgtaaaatgtaatcaattaatcgtTCGGTtgcaaaaagtaagttaaatgcgggaTATGTATTGTACACGTCTTAgattgttattacataattcataaaatatattaaaaaggaagttcttAATTGCAAAACTATAAACTTTGTTTtccctaatattagaaccgtataTCCCGACCTTCATCGTTTTGCTCTTTTAAAGACGTATTCAAtacatctttcgcatttaatttactttattttgtgcaattgagtgattaattgattacattttacgcaagttcagggagctaattgAACATGCAAAATAACACGACAATCAGTTTTGACACACTTACTTGTAATTCAAAATGGATATTGACCATAAGATTCTAATAAACCTAGTTCTAAAAATGAATTTGTTTATTCAGGGTTCATGTAAATATTATTGATGAAGATCAAATAATAAGATGATAAGATGATAATCCGTTTTGAAGCACTTGCCTACCGTCCAAATGGGTATTCACAATTTATAAAAAGACAATCTTTTGATACGATCCATTTGATATATATAGAAACATGAGGGAAACATATTTAAAGCATGTTTGTAGTCTAATTAGTTTCAATGTGTCAACCAGAACTACTTATGGAAGGATTCTAAATTTGAGTTTATTTTGACGCATATGGATGATACGATGgaaagacttttttttttcttaatgttAAATGCAGTAGGAACGTGGTAGCTTATAAAAAAAGACTTTACACTAATATCAAATAAATAGTAAAGATTGTTTTTTCAGACTTGCTCTTTGCTTTATTACAatactagtttttggcccgtgcgatgcacggatttatcttaatatataaatattaataaaaatacaatctaataattacaattaatgacataaatgtgttatataaattaaatattattatttgattttcacatttactttaaataatatttttatagataaatataataataaaataaaaactaatatattatatattatattatattttttatcagtaaaaaaggaggaagtgacacctcagttccatcattactgttttatattatatatagatagatatgtaaagaattagagagattttagggattaatttaaattctgtagtactcttagatatatgggataaaataatctttttatagataaatatacataataaaattaaaattaatatattaaattttttatcactaaaaaaggaggaagtgacacctcagttccatcgttactgttttatattatatagatatatagatgtgtagagaattagagagattttagggattaatttaaattctgtagaactcttagatatagtacggataaaataatctttttatagataaatatatataataaaattaaaattaatatattaaattttttatcactaaaaaatgaggaagtgacacctcagttccatcgttactgttttatattatatatagatgtgtagagaattagagagattttagggattaatttaaattctgtagaactcttagatatagtacggatacaataatctttttatagataaatatatataataaaattaaaattaatatattaaattttttatcactaaaaaaggaggaagtgacacctcagtttcATCgtcactgttttatattatatatagattgaaTTTCTTTATTTCTGATTCCTTTTCTTATTTACATACAAATTCTTTCAATTGAATAACACTAAAGACACgctcataaaaaaaaagttcataAATAACGAATGTCAACCAAATGCACGACCATGCAATACAAGATTGTTGGGCTTTTGGAGATTAAGAGATAGGCTCAACTGCAACGATGGGTccaactgcagcgatccaactCCGTGGGCGATTAAGGTTTCTTgaggagtataaatgtaacctctttctctgtaatccgtatctctttcattatagtgaaatatcctggTTTGGTAGTGCCCCtagacgtagtcattcatattgagtggcgaactgggtaaacaattctttTGTGTTTGCTTGTTTTTTGTTTATCTTAATTTCATTTATTCCTAACAAAGATGTAGTATAACAATGGAACGCTTTTACGATGATATTAAGATAAAAGGAAAGTTTAAAGGAAGCTATCAATTTTGGGTTATTAATACAGAGAGATGTGAACTCCATTAATTCATCCTAgcatggaaaaaaaaaatacttcaatCATCCAATATATTATGACTAGAACTAGACCAACCCGTTACTTATATATACACTTGCAACATGCTTAGTTCTTGTCCGATACAATTTTGCAAACAATATAACGGCACTGTCCCGCCTATTACTTTGCTTAATATGTCGTTTGCAACGGTTGTAGTTCATGCACGTGACAAATAGTCAAGCAGTCAATCTAATATGACCGGCCAATTTGTATTTGTATTAGTTTGATTAACGAACCGTTACAAATTCTTGGAATGCTTAAATTTTGTAATAGGGCTTCAAAATAAACCGATATAAATATACAGAAAGATCAAATAATATCGAAAGCTAATGTTGCAAGCAACTAATTTTACAACTATGTTATTTGATTATATATACAATAATGCATAAACTAATCCAACAGATAGAACATTTCAAacgaaaaaaataattttattagttttttcgCGGATAAGGAAAGATGACACAGCTGACAATAATCATACAAAATAGAAAACTTATAGCAAATATGTACTTAATGAATTTTTGTTTAATACAAAAACACCATTCTTGCGTAAATTAATTCATGTAATGTAAAATGTCAAATATTAGTAGATTTTagacccgtttgttttacctactgtttgctgttggaaaaaccTGATTTTCCAAATACTTAAAACTCATTTTGAAGTGGAAAGACAAACAGtagcatgaaaatgagcaatcAAACACCTAATTCTTATAAGTAAGAAAATGCTTAATACATCGTTTTTCTTTTGAGCTTGTTCAAAAAAATTGATTGACCTCCTGAAATTTCAAAGTATCTCGATAGTCCTatcaatttgtataaaatattcaattaatcATCTAAACTTGCGTCAAATGTAATCAATTTATTATTCCATTATAAAAAAGTAAGCTGCATGTAAAAATGAGTTATACGCATCTTAAAATGTCATTACATAATTTATAGAATAGATTAAAAAAGTTCTtattgctcaactataaaacttgttttctctaatattagaaccgcatgCCCTATcgtcttacttttttttttaatgtgtgCAACACATTTTCCGCattgaattttcttttttttataattgaatgattaattgattatattttacgtaagtttaggaagctaattgaaatattttaaaagttgaAGGGCCAACCGTTGGACAAGTTCatagcaaatgatgtattagaaaaaaaaa of the Euphorbia lathyris chromosome 7, ddEupLath1.1, whole genome shotgun sequence genome contains:
- the LOC136234957 gene encoding uncharacterized protein isoform X4, with translation MLRSIVGNCMVNHPNTRDITLSEGRQMWQLKVASFQLRPLSPFLPMSMLGFSNFLRLMMQNNRQLQPPLWLIQVLVIDMEFLTAIVSSIAGEIAKYTVAPIGRQIGYLIFYDRNINNLKTKLQKLHDKKTGVDLQVNHAERNLYDPPPEVKTWQHQVVTVHVEATKFLEDEEIERKKRCFSGPCRNPKSLHSLSRKATKMSQDVVALLEDAEKFQFSEFACPRPPPALGSTFHTEGIKDFGSRVSLMKDVLKALMDDNLSMISICGLGGVGKTTMVKEIVKVVETQKLFDEVAMPVVSQNPNLKKIQGDIASCLGLELKDDTEKGRALKLHERIANNEKRILLILDDVWNEIDFEEIGIPAADESKIKCKIVLTSRREDECNKMGSQKNFRIHALSNAEGWDLFKGIAFADDSVDNQDLHQMAKQIAAECDGLPIAIVTIAKALKKKRESVWFDALNQLQRSNLKGVSGMGKVYSRLELSYDLLERGEAKSCFLLCCLFPEDYDIRVEDLVRYGMGLRLLENIESIQQARHRVHALVDELKDSFLLLDSDKDDHDQYVKMHDVIRDMAISIASKEKSYIVSCNDEMKKWPETDRYEDCHAISLRCKQMKEHPSDLNCPKLELVRLQYQKGLKRLPDNFFKGMKELKVLDLDIPSLPDSLPVLEKLRTLYLSDMAEIGDVRNVEILTIRDECFPMIPKEVGSMGKLRLLDLRGMSRLRYIPRGVLSRLSSLEELYAGSFMEWESSVYYDSDSSVEFEEDYCGIGGKVNASLDELESLPLTSLQISVPEPSVLPTESVLKNLARFRIVIKINLFAEGRTLGSMDSENGLRLEGDASAIKRSGICVLLKKTEDLILYSVRNLKSVWHELENDGFPQLKWISIEECRTLQHLVNISHISSSSQLPCFSNLRDITIASCDNLNYLFPVSMARRLSQLRRIYVYGCQRMDGLFYGKEEDDEVEFPNLIKLELKSLPELKGLLVDMDNAATNSSVIPGKMSISFLSRWIRLSNLQELVMERCHLVNVAFSIFVVEQLVQLKTLKIRYCKQMEYIIGGEDVEKHTRTSRLVFPMLISINISDLPELASFCQDSNFFWDWNSLKEIQIDKCPKMKTLVAQTQIIPSTSNQTVASIKEVIPNESQTRTESSSSHSSRNWHVELVSILFWSSWIRLSNLQKLVLGGCNSLKVIFSISVAEQLLHLRTLTIQVCKEVEYIVATLPGQEEEEEKHTRTSKLVFPMLTSIHIFNLPQLVTFSADARVSLDGHSLKEIQVHYCPKMKTLIALNQSTSTLDQSLLSINEMLFKIAPESKGSPSLSVEEVDVQDCVNLSNLFSSDVAKLLGKLQRLKVTTCEKIEEVISKGNEEAVDKIAFPQLKSMELKGLQNLRSFYNGIHPVELSFLKDLQFDESNFQLKIFLFECSLNVKEMCINGTDYSKMGNHFTNDTIKEQMLNKVSICCVEHFLIMCQLPHEDSSSIRDLLFTKCEKLLDVIPWNLITSLQKLEKLVVKKCDSVEKIFEYERVNTEDQTSITIFSHLEEITLEDLKNLKHIFNKIPKRILGFQKLEKLVVKRCASVLELFEFEEEESVTTFSHLDTIILEYLENLKHIFTKIPDNIVGFQKLRKLHVENCNNLRNIFSVWSVKGLVQLQQLEVAFCTRLEEIVAKQEKEEEEAIVFPKLRSINVLSCPKLECFYSGKRAIELPVLKSLSIFSCDAIQTFSNGLLSTPNLHKIAIDFMNHPCNGDLNAALSSK